In Armatimonadota bacterium, the genomic stretch CACCGGAATATCATGACTTGCGAGGATCCGGTCGAGTACGACATCGAAGGAATTAACCAATCCCAAGTCAACACCAAAGTTGGATTGACTTTTGCGACTCAGCTCCGCGCAATCTTGCGTCAAGATCCAGACATCGTTCTTGTGGGTGAAATCCGGGACAAAGAGACGGCCGAGGTGGCCATTTCGGCGAGTATGACCGGGCACCTAGTGCTTTCGACAATCCATACCAATGATTCGGTGAGCGCGATTCCGCGCCTGGGAGATATCGGAGTACCACAATATCTGCTCGGAACTTCGTTGATCGGCGTGCTGGCGCAAAGATTGGTACGTTGCCTCTGCACCCAATGCAGAGTCGATGATGTTCCAGCTGAGGAAGAGTCGGCGGTGCTGTTCTCACATCTTGGCCGAGCCGTCCACCGTGTGTATCGACCAAAAGGATGTAGCCATTGCTTTGGCACGGGCTACCGCGGCCGTATTGCCGTCGGCGAACTCCTGCCGGTGAATTCCGCGATGCAACGGATGATCGCTGCTGGGGCACCGGTGGATCAGCTTCTCGCCGAAGCAACCAAGGTGGGATACGTTCCAATGCAAACTGACGCTCTCGAACGAGTGGCTTCTGGAATGACTTCATTCGACGAAGTCGCTCGAGTGGTGTTCCTGGATGATCTTGGTGAACAGCGTGCAGGGCATCTGCATGTGGCCTAACGCCGATTCTTGAGAATGAAATACAGCATCGGCGCGCCTAAAATCGCGGTGATCGCACCTACGGGGATTTCCTGTCCTTCGATCAGTCGTTGAGACAGGAAATCTGCGAACAAAAGACAAATCGCTCCGATCAACGCGGAAATTGGCACCGATTGCCTGGAATTTGGTCCCACCAACGACCGAGCAAAATGCGGCGAGATTAACCCCAAGAACGCGATAATGCCTGCGGCTCCGACGGTAGCACTCGCCAAGATACTTCCGGTCAAAAGAATACGAGCACGGACACCATTTGGATCGACCCCCAAACTCACTGCGCTTAGGTCACCCATTGCCAGAGTGTTGATGTTTCTTGATTCCCGCATGATCACCCAAAACCCGGCAGCAAGGAGTAGGGCAAGCACCAGATTTCGACTCCAAAATGCTGGCGAGATTGATCCCATAAGCCAGCCTATCACTTGCACCGAGTTCAATCCGCGCAGGTAGATATTGAGCGTCAGGAGGCTAGAAAGCACCGTTCCGACTACGACGCCAGTTAAGATCAAATTGTCTTTACTGGCCCGATCCGACTGGCGATTCAATCCCAGCACCACCATTAGCGCCAAGCACCCTCCAATCACGCAAGTCAGAATTTGCCCGAGTTCGAGGGCAATGCCGGTCGTGAGCCCTACCGAGAATCCTAGCGCGCCAAGCAGCGCCGCGCCACCAGAAACGCCGACGACGAACGGCTCTGCGAGCGGATTTCGAAAAAGTAGCTGGAAGGCGCATCCGCAGATTCCCAGAATCGCCCCAACCAAAACGCATGAGATCGCACGGGGTAGCCGCAAATCCCAAAGAATAGAATAGGCTCCATCTTGTGCCGGCAACCGCAAGAACAGGGCGTTGAAGAACTCTGTGAGGCTCAGAGTGCTGCGGCCAGGTGAAATGATTACGACAACGAACGTTACCAATAGAACTAGCGCGAGCACGCTTGCCCAATATCTAGGTGACTTTGTTCGTAGATTCATCCCCACGGGTAATATGACCCGAACGTGACCAATCTTGCGCTGGCAAACCGAATGCAGGCTATCAAGCCGTCCCCCACTCTTGCGATCACCGCAAAGGCGAAGGCGATGTCCGCAAACGGGATTGACGTCATTTCGTTCGGTGCAGGTGAACCGGATTTCGATACTCCATCTGAAATCTGCGATGCCGCCATACACGCAATCCAATCCGGCGACACTCGATATGGCCCAAGCGCAGGTAGCCCGGCATTACGCCAGGCCATTTCCGAAAAGTTTTATCGCGAAAACAAACTCAAATACGATCCCGCGCAAATCGTGGTGAGTTGCGGCGCAAAGCACTCGATCTATAACGCGCTCCAAGTTCTAGTCAATCCAGGTGATGAAGTCATTCTCATCGCACCGTACTGGATGACCTACGCGGATCAAATTTTGCTCGCCGGCGGCACTCCAGTCGTTGTACAGACGAACGCCGAAAATCAGTTTCGCCCGACGCTGGAGCAATTAGAGGCCGCTGTTTCCTCGAATACCAAGGCGATCATCATCAACAGCCCTTCGAATCCGACCGGCGCGATCCTCGAACGTGAT encodes the following:
- a CDS encoding iron ABC transporter permease — protein: MNLRTKSPRYWASVLALVLLVTFVVVIISPGRSTLSLTEFFNALFLRLPAQDGAYSILWDLRLPRAISCVLVGAILGICGCAFQLLFRNPLAEPFVVGVSGGAALLGALGFSVGLTTGIALELGQILTCVIGGCLALMVVLGLNRQSDRASKDNLILTGVVVGTVLSSLLTLNIYLRGLNSVQVIGWLMGSISPAFWSRNLVLALLLAAGFWVIMRESRNINTLAMGDLSAVSLGVDPNGVRARILLTGSILASATVGAAGIIAFLGLISPHFARSLVGPNSRQSVPISALIGAICLLFADFLSQRLIEGQEIPVGAITAILGAPMLYFILKNRR